From Schizosaccharomyces pombe strain 972h- genome assembly, chromosome: II, the proteins below share one genomic window:
- the trp1 gene encoding anthranilate synthase component II, translated as MSEKVDVGESVKGDASENAVKEVAERPIVMIDNYDSFTWNVVQYLSNLEKRYPIMVFRNDEITVDELEKLNPLKLVLSPGPGHPARDGGICNEAISRFAGKIPILGVCMGLQCIFETMGGKVDSAGEIIHGKVSKINHDGLGFYQGIPQNISVTRYHSLAGKISSLPDCLDVTSWTENGVIMGARHKKYAIEGVQYHPESILSEYGKEYIQNFLNLTAGTWEENGIVMPTKNNAFNAAMRENSNSVSSTKIRKQESILEKIHAQRLIDIAESKRKPGLSVGDLQTYLNLNIAPPCINFYERLKQSKPALMAEVKRASPSKGDIKLDANAAIQALTYAQVGASVISVLTEPKWFKGSLNDLFVARKAVEHVANRPAILRKDFIIDPYQIMEARLNGADSVLLIVAMLSREQLESLYKFSKSLGMEPLVEVNCAEEMKTAIELGAKVIGVNNRNLHSFEVDLSTTSKLAEMVPDDVILAALSGISSPADVAHYSSQGVSAVLVGESLMRASDPAAFARELLNLSSSEISNGKKTSTPLVKVCGTRSLLAAKTIVESGGDLIGLIFVEKSKRKVDLSVAKEISHFVHTTNRKHISPKKAVTGQSWFDHQYENLASSPHPLLVGVFQNQPLEYIRSIIAEVNLDIVQLHGQEPFEWIHMLDRPVIKVFPLNSSEISRPNYHIVPLIDAYVGGESGGLGKKVDWEAASFIPVSYVLAGGLTPKNVQDAISVSRPAVVDVSSGVETDGKQDLEKIKAFINAVKEL; from the coding sequence ATGTCTGAAAAAGTTGACGTTGGTGAAAGCGTCAAAGGAGACGCCTCAGAAAATGCAGTTAAAGAAGTTGCTGAAAGACCAATTGTTATGATAGATAATTATGACAGTTTCACCTGGAACGTTGTTCAATATCTTTCTAATCTGGAAAAACGATATCCTATTATGGTTTTTCGCAATGATGAAATCACTGTCGATGAATTAGAAAAACTTAATCCTTTAAAACTAGTTCTCTCACCTGGGCCTGGACATCCTGCGCGTGATGGTGGTATTTGTAACGAGGCTATTTCGAGATTTGCTGGAAAGATTCCTATACTTGGTGTGTGTATGGGACTTCAGTGTATTTTTGAGACAATGGGTGGTAAAGTTGATTCCGCTGGTGAAATCATACATGGAAAAGTTTCTAAAATAAATCACGACGGTCTCGGATTTTACCAAGGAATACCTCAAAATATTTCTGTAACAAGATATCATTCTCTTGCTGGAAAAATTTCATCACTTCCTGATTGTTTGGACGTTACAAGCTGGACCGAGAATGGTGTAATAATGGGTGCACGCCATAAAAAGTATGCTATTGAGGGTGTTCAATACCATCCTGAAAGTATCCTTAGTGAGTATGGCAAAGAGTATATTcagaattttttgaatctcACTGCTGGAACCTGGGAAGAAAATGGCATTGTTATGCCTACAAAAAATAACGCATTTAACGCGGCTATGCGTGAAAATTCGAATTCTGTTTCTTCAACTAAAATTCGCAAACAAGAATCTATCCTTGAGAAAATCCACGCGCAGAGACTTATTGACATTGctgaaagtaaaagaaagcCTGGTCTTTCTGTGGGTGATTTGCAAACATATTTGAACCTTAACATAGCACCTCCAtgtataaatttttatgagAGATTAAAGCAATCTAAACCAGCTTTAATGGCTGAAGTCAAACGTGCTTCCCCTTCTAAAGGTGACATTAAGTTAGACGCAAATGCTGCTATCCAAGCTCTTACTTATGCTCAGGTTGGCGCCTCAGTCATATCTGTGTTAACAGAACCAAAATGGTTCAAAGGCTCATTGAATGATTTGTTTGTTGCGCGAAAAGCTGTTGAGCATGTAGCTAATCGGCCTGCAATTTTGAGAAAGGATTTCATTATTGACCCTTATCAAATTATGGAGGCTCGTTTGAATGGTGCTGATAGTGTATTGCTAATCGTTGCGATGTTAAGCCGTGAACAATTAGAGTCCCTCtataaattttctaaatcttTGGGCATGGAACCGTTAGTAGAGGTTAACTGTGCTGAGGAAATGAAGACTGCTATAGAACTTGGTGCTAAAGTTATCGGCGTTAATAACAGGAATTTGCATAGTTTTGAAGTAGACCTTTCCACTACATCAAAATTAGCCGAAATGGTCCCAGATGATGTTATTCTTGCAGCTCTCAGTGGAATTAGTAGTCCTGCTGATGTTGCCCATTATAGTAGTCAAGGTGTATCAGCAGTTCTTGTTGGTGAATCTCTTATGAGAGCTTCGGATCCTGCCGCTTTTGCACGAGAGTTACTTAATCTTTCTTCTAGCGAGATATCTAATGgtaaaaaaacatcaaCACCCCTAGTGAAGGTATGTGGTACTCGTTCATTGTTAGCTGCTAAAACCATTGTAGAATCAGGAGGCGATTTGATAGGGTTAATTTTTGTGGAAAAGAGCAAACGAAAAGTGGACTTGTCCGTGGCCAAGGAAATTTCACATTTTGTTCATACAACCAATAGAAAACACATTTCCCCAAAGAAAGCAGTGACTGGTCAAAGTTGGTTTGATCATCAGTATGAAAATCTTGCTTCCTCTCCGCACCCTTTGTTAGTCGGTGTGTTCCAAAATCAACCATTAGAATACATTCGTTCTATAATAGCAGAAGTGAACTTGGATATTGTCCAGCTTCATGGACAAGAACCTTTCGAATGGATACATATGCTCGATAGACCTGTTATTAAGGTGTTTCCGCTAAATTCTTCTGAAATTTCAAGGCCCAACTATCATATTGTACCTTTGATTGATGCATATGTCGGTGGAGAGTCAGGAGGTTTAGGCAAGAAAGTAGACTGGGAAGCTGCATCTTTCATTCCAGTATCTTATGTCTTAGCTGGTGGTCTAACACCTAAAAATGTACAAGATGCTATATCTGTTAGCCGCCCAGCTGTAGTCGATGTATCGAGTGGGGTGGAGACTGACGGGAAACAAGATCTTGAAAAGATCAAGGCATTTATAAACGCCGTAAAAGAACTTTAA
- the nop16 gene encoding ribosome biogenesis protein Nop16, with translation MANPRQRNKQRSGKPRLTRRNANKKAKAKIYGNFVIQQNWDKHATLRQNYARLGLLATPNYVTGGVEKLYPDPKRENEDRELTSEELDELKKSLPPGQAIVRRDDDGNIIEIIHGEAKTLDDVLDKEISIAPAKTEVVRQLEEEAVKKAARQSNKMLPLSAFEHAYIQRLINKYGTEDFESMAKDVKLNSKLFNGSKLKNLYIRMKATK, from the exons ATGGCAAACCCTAGACAAAGGAATAAGCAAAGATCTGGAAAGCCTCGTTTAACCAGGCGTAATGCTAACAAAAAGGCGAAGGCCAAAATTTACGGAAATTTTGTGATTCAACAAAATTGGGATAAACATGCAACCTTAAGGCAGAA ttATGCGAGGTTGGGTCTTTTAGCTACTCCTAATTATGTTACGGGAGGTGTTGAGAAGCTTTATCCTGATCCTAAACGTGAAAATGAGGATCGTGAGCTTACCTCAGAGGAATTGgatgaattgaaaaaatctttaCCACCTGGTCAAGCAATTGTTAGAAGAGATGATGACGGAAATATTATTGAGATTATTCACGGAGAGGCAAAAACACTTGATGATGTTTTAGACAAAGAAATTAGCATTGCACCGGCTAAAACGGAGGTTGTTCGTCAACTAGAAGAAGAAGCTGTAAAAAAAGCAGCTCGACAGTCTAACAAAATGCTTCCTTTAAGTGCATTTGAACATGCATATATTCAAAGACTTATAAATAAGTACGGAACTgaagattttgaaagtATGGCCAAAGACgttaaattaaattctaaattatttaacgGATCTAAgctcaaaaatttgtatattCGCATGAAGGCTACAAAGTAA
- the chr4 gene encoding SEL1/TPR repeat protein1, 3-beta-glucan synthase regulatory factor Chf3/Chr4, producing MDSASSMRNRSPLGVPEFSYSSQSVNNIRGIKSRNRSSIGHSITDPQVASRINAFYLSNVQSSIPFETDAIGPAYGIGDMIAPEMNDTQSLSASVTNMKKENFYSRPNVSSSSILLTIKRATSSQETKRDRPLPNIRNSAPSATRSHSTPCVAPGYLRTSNEAADVVFPHEEAHFSNHNPKPNNGSPLQKQVVADLPFPLPVSDEEQLDWIRANEDLVHSQDIDEALEWAEYVLRFTQSHLPYLQTYESENLHEINYLESMCENALYKIREFSELENAKAMYFDAYVYETGAFDVESDIQRAWDLYSSSANLGYTRSLYRLGVLLEDQGNLEEAVEYFEKGVSENDSACCWRLSLLILEGMLDGVGEYAHRHASGLELLERSADTADADVPSGLYSHALVNLHEHPGLVDLGSENIRVPIDEATALKSFAKAAFLGHSSAQLRMGAVYEFGKYGCPVVPRYSLFYYSAAAKRGETEADLAVAKWYLNGSDGIPVDEDLAFMHAERASMAGNANAQFLMGYLFDTRGNTEQATYWYNEAAKAGHSEAIERLALLENQIQEPEPENITSSQYPNQDVIKEIPVTASETSPPHAPAVSSTPVTSAPPVSQTKVTKVSVPKKTSKKFLIKHNKCIIS from the coding sequence ATGGATTCAGCATCTTCTATGCGAAATAGAAGCCCCTTGGGTGTGCCGGAATTTTCATATTCTTCTCAGTCGGTGAACAATATACGCGGTATCAAAAGCAGAAACAGGTCCTCAATTGGGCATTCTATAACCGATCCTCAAGTTGCCTCACGAATAAATGCTTTTTACCTCTCCAATGTTCAATCTAGCATTCCCTTTGAAACAGATGCCATTGGACCTGCCTACGGTATTGGCGACATGATTGCACCGGAAATGAACGATACACAAAGTTTGAGTGCCTCTGTAACCAACatgaaaaaagagaatttttattcacGACCGAACGTATCCTCTTCTAGCATTCTTTTAACTATTAAACGCGCTACCAGCTCACAAGAAACAAAACGGGACCGTCCTTTGCCGAATATTAGAAACTCAGCTCCTTCAGCAACTCGCTCTCATTCTACACCATGTGTTGCCCCAGGATATTTACGTACATCTAATGAAGCCGCGGACGTTGTATTCCCTCATGAAGAGGCACATTTTTCTAATCACAACCCTAAACCGAATAACGGATCCCCATTGCAAAAGCAGGTAGTAGCGGATTTACCTTTTCCCTTACCAGTATCCGATGAAGAGCAACTTGATTGGATTCGCGCCAATGAAGACCTTGTACATTCTCAAGACATTGACGAAGCATTGGAGTGGGCAGAATACGTCCTTCGATTTACCCAATCTCATCTACCATATCTTCAAACATATGAAAGCGAAAACCTCCatgaaattaattatttggAATCAATGTGCGAAAACGCGCTCTATAAAATTCGAGAATTTTCAGAGTTAGAGAATGCTAAAGCAATGTATTTCGATGCCTATGTCTACGAGACAGGTGCCTTTGATGTAGAGTCTGATATCCAGCGGGCCTGGGACTTATACTCTTCTTCTGCTAATCTAGGCTATACACGAAGCTTGTACAGATTAGGAGTGTTATTGGAAGATCAAGGTAACCTAGAAGAAGCCGtcgaatattttgaaaagggtGTTTCAGAGAATGACAGTGCATGCTGTTGGAGACTATCgcttttaattttggaaGGGATGTTGGACGGTGTTGGAGAATATGCACACAGGCACGCTAGTGGACTAGAACTTCTCGAACGAAGCGCAGATACAGCTGATGCCGATGTTCCATCCGGACTGTATAGTCATGCTTTGGTGAATCTTCATGAACATCCTGGATTAGTAGATTTAGGGTCTGAAAATATTAGAGTTCCCATAGATGAAGCAACTGCACTTAAAAGTTTTGCGAAAGCTGCTTTTTTGGGTCATTCATCGGCTCAATTACGAATGGGAGCTGTCTATGAGTTCGGAAAATACGGCTGCCCTGTCGTTCCTCGATATTCTTTGTTCTATTACAGTGCTGCCGCTAAAAGGGGGGAAACAGAAGCTGATCTCGCGGTTGCAAAATGGTACCTGAACGGCTCGGATGGTATACCCGTTGATGAGGATTTAGCCTTTATGCATGCTGAAAGAGCCTCTATGGCTGGTAATGCTAATGCTCAATTCCTGATGGGTTATTTATTCGATACAAGAGGTAATACAGAACAGGCAACATACTGGTATAATGAGGCTGCTAAAGCAGGACATAGTGAAGCAATTGAGCGGTTGGCACTTCTAGAGAATCAGATTCAGGAGCCCGAACCAGAAAACATAACTTCATCACAATACCCAAATCAAGACgttataaaagaaataccTGTTACAGCCTCTGAAACTTCTCCACCGCACGCACCAGCTGTCTCATCTACCCCTGTTACTTCTGCGCCCCCTGTTTCGCAAACAAAAGTTACAAAGGTTTCGGTTCCCAAAAAGACATCTAAAAAGTTTCTTATAAAACATAACAAGTGTATTATATCTTAA
- the uap2 gene encoding U2 snRNP-associated protein Uap2: MSSQPFWDERIHRWRCLGSEGNELIYIDEEQTWKDYDPNSLKMNKAGSTGAEVSDVTAEATEGKESSNGEDRHTKRLYESTSAEGYPSGSRNKKSKSENSEASPAPVINKAVYIQGLPLDVTVDEIEEVFKKCGVIAKNIDNGTPRIKIYRTEDGTPKGDALIVFFRSESVELAEQLFDDTEFRYGSGQKMRVQKANIDYKKEKTVNKDVGGALKKKALRLRQQQMQQISSWDDVDEEVDDKRKKRFNKIVVLKHIFTLEELDKTPELLIDLKDDITEEAEKCGRVTNVVLYDKEPDGVVTVRFSNNEEAEACVRLMQGRYFDGRVVEASIYDGKVRFQKSGKHTLDDEEDEEKRLEKFADWLENSN, from the exons ATGTCCAGCCAGCCTTTTTGGGATGAAAGAATACATCGTTGGAGATGTTTAGGATCAGAAGGAAACgaattaatatatattgaTGAAGAACAAACTTGGAAAGATTAT GATCCTAATAgcttaaaaatgaataaggCCGGCTCAACTGGTGCAGAAGTCAGTGATGTTACGGCGGAGGCTACCGAAGGAAAGGAATCTAGCAACGGCGAAGACCGCCATACCAAACGATTGTACGAATCGACATCGGCTGAAGGGTATCCTTCAGGTTCTCGaaataaaaagtcaaaGTCCGAAAATTCAGAAGCCTCGCCCGCCCCAGTAATAAACAAAGCGGTTTACATTCAAGGACTACCACTGGATGTCACGGTTGacgaaattgaagaagtaTTCAAGAAATGCGGTGTTATTGCTAAGAATATTGACAATGGTACGCCGAGAATCAAAATCTACCGGACAGAGGATGGAACTCCTAAAGGTGATGCTTTAATTGTATTTTTCCGCAGCGAAAGTGTTGAGCTTGCAGAGCAATTATTTGATGACACTGAATTTCGTTATGGATCTGGGCAAAAGATGCGTGTCCAGAAAGCTAATATTGATTAcaaaaaggagaaaacGGTGAACAAAGACGTAGGTGGTgccttaaaaaaaaaggcacTTCGTCTCCGACAACAACAAATGCA GCAAATTTCATCCTGGGATGATGTTGACGAAGAGGTTGatgataaaagaaaaaaacgatttaataaaatagtaGTTTTAAAGCATATTTTTACGCTGGAAGAACTCGATAAAACACCTGAACTTTTAATTGACTTAAAAGACGATATCACTGAGGAAGCTGAGAAATGTGGACGAGTTACTAATGTGGTTTTGTACGACAAGGAGCCTGATGGAGTAGTAACTGTACGGTTTTCAAACAATGAAGAAGCTGAAGCTTGCGTAAGGTTAATGCAAGGCCGATATTTTGATGGCCGGGTAGTGGAAGCTTCAATTTACGATGGAAAGGTTCGGTTCCAGAAAAGTGGAAAGCATACATTAGATGATGAAGAGGACGAGGAAAAAcgtttggaaaaattcGCAGATTGGTTAGAAAATTCTaactga
- the spi1 gene encoding Ran GTPase Spi1, translated as MAQPQNVPTFKLVLVGDGGTGKTTFVKRHLTGEFEKKYIATLGVEVHPLHFHTNFGEICFNVWDTAGQEKLGGLRDGYYIQGQCGIIMFDVTSRITYKNVPHWWRDLVRVCENIPIVLCGNKVDVKERKVKAKAITFHRKKNLQYYDISAKSNYNFEKPFLWLARKLVGNPNLEFVASPALAPPEVQVDQQLLAQYQQEMNEAAAMPLPDEDDADL; from the exons ATGGCTCAACCACAAAACGTTCCTACCTTTAAGCTTGTACTTGTCGGCGATGGTGGTACCGGTAAGACCACGTTCGTCAAGCGTCATTTGACTggtgaatttgaaaagaagtaTATTGCAACTTTG GGTGTTGAGGTCCATCCTTTGCATTTTCATACTAATTTTGGTgaaatttgctttaatgTTTGGGATACCGCTGGTCAAGAAAAGTTAGGTGGCCTTCGTGATGGTTACTATATTCAAGGTCAATGTGGTATTATCATGTTTGATGTTACTTCCCGTATTACCTATAAGAATGTTCCCCATTGGTGGC GTGATCTTGTCCGTGTTTGTGAAAACATTCCCATTGTTCTTTGCGGTAACAAAGTTGATGTTAAAGAGCGTAAAGTCAAGGCTAAGGCTATCACTTTCCATCGCAAGAAAAACCTTCAATACTACGACATCTCCGCCAAGTCCAATTATAACTTCGAAAAACCTTTCTTATGGCTTGCCCGTAAGCTGGTTGGCAACCCCAACCTGGAGTTTGTTGCTTCGCCTGCCCTTGCTCCTCCTGAGGTTCAAGTCGATCAGCAATTGTTAGCTCAATACCAACAGGAAATGAACGAGGCTGCTGCTATGCCTTTACCTGATGAGGATGACGCTGATTTGtaa
- the pob1 gene encoding Boi family protein, whose amino-acid sequence MASQRFVIALHSFPGKSSDELPLVEGRKYLLIKMDEEFGDGWWEGEDEQGNRGIFPASHVELISDERSDSSDSRRGKEDFSISTAEVTRSSLSSSRSTSSRSDKDSEKLYSNNSLSSSHSSILNGPLDSLSKPSVPSNFNSMFPSSKQEGPSPLLDNQPSSDLSNFNTIDADYNNASASTSAPATSASLKKVLSAEDSVRETITDIETALQNMSTSASRTPNDSSPLPYIENRPASSLAVSEKIQNVPNWSTEEVVEWLMNAGLGSVAPNFAENEITGEILLGLDSNVLKELNITSFGKRFEVLRKIQQLKDSYEQSLYEEYPQFAEPISVSQSSDSSSSIPKKSNDEAGGSPSKSSPTRPGFNDYVNRPTSVMPSLSNMIVSPDLDSSPSTDWNQYVIPPLATPSSRNSKSTQSAVPENVSRFDSNEPSATSPILKRSSPTDSISQNSGLPSRLTEPISSPSTSSIDVDKEGTSFPGLPYHSSKGNLYAPQPSSNVPTKFTGGASESSSVPPRPIPSAMKGKAPASAISIEALEELDPPKITTIDGESPSSISSRLPSSNLEQGSSSSVTKSPESMPDPSAKASSPVTSKGVSINEKSAVNNYATPLSKPQPKDTKGSKLGNTFVAPSPAASLPASPPVGTELKTRPTLRSVASSPLNKEPIGKRKSKRDIFGRQKVLPTGISEGLSNIPAKEAIKTADCHGWMRKRSDRYGVWKSRYFVLKGTRLSYYHSLNDASEKGLIDMTSHRVTKTDDIVLSGGKTAIKLIPPAPGAAKAAVMFTPPKVHYFTCENNEELHRWSSAFLKATVERDMSVPVLTTSRMPTISLSKAKELRTRPPSLLIDDENEANLTSSIGLKKNAKQKNKKSSKQK is encoded by the exons ATGGCAAGTCAGCGGTTCGTGATTGCTTTGCATTCCTTTCCGGGGAAGAGTAGTGATGAACTTCCGTTGGTTGAAGGTCGGAAGTATCTGTTGATAAAGATGGATGAAGAATTTGGTGATGGTTGGTGGGAA GGAGAAGATGAACAGGGAAATAGGGGTATTTTTCCTGCTTCGCACGTAGAATTGATATCTGATGAGAGGTCTGACTCAAGTGATTCAAGAAGAGGCAAAGAAGATTTCTCCATTTCTACCGCGGAAGTCACAAGATCCTCTTTATCAAGCAGCCGGTCAACTTCTTCACGATCGGACAAGGACAGTGAAAAGTTGTATTCGAATAATTCCTTGTCTTCAAGTCACTCATCAATCTTAAACGGCCCCCTTGATAGTCTTTCGAAACCTTCGGTCCCTAGTAATTTTAACTCAATGTTTCCATCTTCTAAACAAGAAGGCCCTTCCCCTTTGTTGGATAACCAACCTTCCTCAGATCTATCAAACTTCAACACTATTGATGCCGATTATAATAATGCTTCTGCTTCTACTTCTGCTCCTGCTACTTCAGCAAGCTTGAAAAAGGTTTTGTCAGCTGAGGATTCCGTTAGAGAAACTATTACAGATATTGAAACAGCTTTACAGAATATGTCAACTTCAGCATCTCGTACTCCAAATGACAGTTCACCTTTGCCCTATATTGAAAATCGACCTGCATCCTCTCTTGCTGTTTccgaaaaaattcaaaatgttCCTAACTGGTCTACGGAAGAGGTAGTTGAATGGCTTATGAATGCCGGCCTTGGATCAGTAGCTCCTAATTTTGCGGAGAATGAAATAACCggtgaaattttattaggCTTAGATTCCAATGTTTTGAAAGAACTTAACATTACTTCTTTTGGAAAACGTTTTGAAGTTTTACGAAAGATCCaacaattaaaagattCATACGAACAATCTTTATATGAAGAATATCCGCAGTTTGCTGAGCCTATTTCTGTTAGCCAAAGTTCTGATTCCTCCTCTTctattccaaaaaaatctaatgaTGAAGCCGGCGGTTCACCATCAAAATCCAGTCCAACTCGTCCGGGATTTAACGATTATGTTAATCGTCCGACTAGTGTGATGCCTTCTTTGTCAAATATGATTGTTTCACCTGATTTGGACTCATCTCCATCTACCGATTGGAACCAATACGTGATTCCTCCTTTAGCCACACCAAGTTCGCGCAATTCTAAGTCTACGCAATCTGCGGTCCCTGAAAATGTATCTCGTTTTGATTCTAACGAACCTTCGGCCACATCACCGATATTAAAACGTTCATCCCCTACGGACTCAATTTCTCAAAATAGCGGTTTACCTTCTCGTCTTACTGAGCCCATCTCTTCTCCTTCTACCAGTAGCATTGATGTTGATAAGGAAGGAACTTCATTTCCTGGTTTACCTTATCATTCATCTAAGGGCAACTTGTATGCTCCTCAACCATCTTCTAACGTTCCTACTAAATTTACGGGCGGTGCATCGGAATCTTCTTCCGTACCTCCTAGACCTATTCCAAGTGCTATGAAAGGAAAAGCACCAGCTTCAGCTATATCTATCGAAGCTTTGGAAGAATTGGATCCTCCAAAGATTACTACTATTGATGGTGAAAGTCCTTCATCGATAAGTTCTCGACTCCCTAGTAGCAATCTCGAACAAGGGAGTTCAAGTTCTGTTACTAAGTCACCTGAATCAATGCCAGACCCATCAGCAAAAGCATCATCGCCTGTCACAAGCAAAGGGGTGTCCATAAACGAAAAATCCGCTGTTAATAATTATGCCACTCCTCTTTCAAAACCTCAACCCAAAGATACGAAGGGCTCAAAATTAGGAAATACTTTTGTTGCTCCATCTCCGGCTGCTTCCTTACCCGCTTCACCTCCAGTCGGCACTGAGTTAAAGACTCGTCCAACCCTTCGTTCTGTTGCTTCATCaccattaaataaagagcCAATAGGTAAACGAAAGTCGAAACGTGATATTTTTGGGAGACAAAAGGTTTTACCTACTGGAATTAGTGAAGGATTAAGTAATATACCTGCCAAAGAAGCAATTAAAACGGCGGACTGTCATGGTTGGATGCGGAAACGTAGTGATCGTTACGGTGTTTGGAAGTCTAGATACTTTGTATTAAAAGGAACAAGGCTTTCTTATTACCATTCATTAAATGATGCTTCAGAAAAAGGCCTAATTGATATGACTTCTCATCGTGTTACGAAAACCGATGACATTGTTCTAAGTGGAGGCAAAACTGCTATCAAGTTAATTCCACCTGCTCCAGGTGCCGCTAAAGCAGCAGTTATGTTCACTCCACCAAAGGttcattattttacttgtgaaaataatgaagaatTACATCGTTGGTCTTCGGCTTTTCTCAAGGCTACTGTGGAACGCGATATGTCGGTACCTGTTTTGACAACGTCGAGAATGCCTACCATTTCACTTAGCAAAGCTAAAGAACTTCGTACTAGGCCTCCTTCTCTATTAAttgatgatgaaaatgaagcaaaTCTCACTTCTTCGATTGGATTAAAGAAGAatgcaaaacaaaagaataagAAATCAAGcaagcaaaaataa